In a single window of the Terriglobales bacterium genome:
- a CDS encoding DoxX family protein: MNSRAQAPVAKRTLWAGRILSAIPVLFLLFSATMKLVKPQSVIEGFAHLGYPENLAFGIAILELACTALYVIRRTSVLGAILLTAFLGGATATHVRVGDPFFAPVVLGVLVWLGLYLREDRLRALTPLRT; the protein is encoded by the coding sequence GCTCCTGTTGCGAAGAGAACGCTCTGGGCCGGACGCATCCTCAGTGCCATCCCGGTACTGTTCCTGCTCTTTAGCGCCACCATGAAACTGGTCAAGCCGCAGTCGGTCATCGAGGGCTTCGCTCACCTCGGATATCCGGAGAACCTGGCTTTCGGCATCGCCATCCTCGAACTCGCCTGCACGGCCTTGTACGTCATTCGGCGCACCTCGGTTCTGGGCGCAATCCTGCTGACCGCCTTCCTCGGTGGCGCCACTGCCACCCACGTGCGCGTCGGCGATCCCTTTTTCGCGCCGGTGGTCCTCGGCGTGCTGGTCTGGCTGGGGCTGTACCTGCGGGAAGACCGTCTTCGCGCCCTCACCCCGCTCCGAACCTGA